A window of the Cicer arietinum cultivar CDC Frontier isolate Library 1 chromosome 6, Cicar.CDCFrontier_v2.0, whole genome shotgun sequence genome harbors these coding sequences:
- the LOC101515781 gene encoding large ribosomal subunit protein eL6x-like produces the protein MAPAKQRAPRVTRNPELIRGIGKYSKSKMYHKRGIWAIKAKNGGVLPRHDPKPKPESPAEKPPKFYPADDVKKPLRNKHKPKPTKLRASITPGTVLILLAGRFKGKRVVFLKQLPSGLLLVTGPFKINGVPLRRVNQSYVIGTSTKVDISAVNVDKFDDKYFSKEAPKKKTKGEGEFFEAENEEKKTLPQEKKDDQKTVDSALLKAIESVPDLKTYLGARFSLKSGVKPHELVF, from the exons ATGGCGCCGGCGAAGCAGAGAGCACCTAGGGTCACCAGAAACCCTGAATTGATTAGGGGTATTGGAAAGTACTCCAAATCCAAGATGTACCACAAGAGGGGTATCTGGGCTATTAAGGCAAAAAACGGCGGCGTTTTACCTCGCCATGAtcctaaacctaaacccgaaTCACCTGCTGAGAAACCACCAAAATTTTACCCCGCTGATGATGTGAAGAAACCCCTTCGCAACAAGCATAAGCCTAAACCTACTAAGCTCAG GGCCAGCATTACTCCTGGGACAGTGCTGATTCTTCTTGCTGGTAGATTTAAGGGAAA GAGGGTTGTGTTTTTGAAGCAGCTTCCTTCTGGGTTGCTTCTTGTAACTG GTCCTTTCAAGATTAATGGAGTTCCTTTGAGACGTGTAAATCAGTCCTATGTGATTGGTACATCGACCAAAGTAGATATTTCTGCTGTTAatgttgataaatttgatgACAAGTACTTCTCCAAGGAAGCCCCTAAAAAGAAGACCAAGGGAGAAGGCGAATTCTTTGAGGCAGAGAATGAG GAGAAAAAGACATTGCCTCAGGAGAAGAAGGATGACCAGAAAACTGTGGACTCCGCTTTGCTAAAAGCCATTGAGAGTGTTCCTGACTTAAAGACTTATCTTGGTGCCAGGTTTTCTCTCAAGTCAGGCGTGAAGCCACACGAGCTAGTCTTCTAG
- the LOC101488997 gene encoding uncharacterized protein isoform X2 — protein MDLFDDLLSETSSARVRPGARFAPKAKSKHQPQKNVSASQDVNNVNVASSSPTHNNDNELNNVEVIHNSLQDTLNAGFKNDSGDSNTAALSESNIHSNFDSGEVGKGLLSEEIELDPFSNVLPDSGTGNAHKFKPKIKPRPRVGKTSANTSASSSVMMEKSGITLSEDSRSLEEVIPSQPDSLNVMPSEALVDNGTRDWPSNFGKSTAETAEIFSELEVLDDFLNEAATGTDLNSFNMKGAEENFVLPEYDNKSRSETQAGADLNPDCPIDNVYDYQTMKSGTDPTFEIPMHDGLANSTDSPTLADSLQQDGIGEKEDTSERKKSPKKHKRSSVAAGMEDKSGKTSRQPRKQSARKPAKNSPLNEAIVDDDDPDPSYDANRDELEENDEEDGVDYLSKKKKASTRPRKKSVAKNGKTSEKRKKTNDDLENITKEPPKKFSHSSRRKKRCVDKALLDDEELDHRTIPIRDVILLADYRERLAKKEAITSKTSSTNESMRGFLNEDDANNEDENFGSDDGSRDLDDDQANEKITSTNPLINYQSFMDKAPRGKWSKQDTEVFYEAVRQFGTDFSMIQQLFHDKTRHQIKLKYKKEERQHPLQLYDALNNRATDLSFFQKVIEKQKQTSNKAEQDVRDASDFMPEDEVEDPPPGTKEEVTTTEQDLIDVKDQDGSTAFQNPEQSDDSDDDDLEKWSHYQSAV, from the exons ATGGATCTTTTCGACGATCTTCTATCTGAAACTTCTTCTGCACGTG TTCGTCCCGGTGCCAGGTTCGCGCCTAAGGCTAAATCGAAACATCAACCTCAAAAGAATGTATCTGCATCACAAGATGTGAACAATGTGAATGTTGCATCATCATCACCCACTCACAATAACG ATAATGAATTGAATAATGTGGAAGTTATTCATAATTCACTCCAAGATACCCTAAATGCGGGCTTCAAGAATGATTCAGGCGATAGTAACACTGCAGCATTATCCGAGAGCAACATTCATTCAAATTTTGATTCTGGAGAAGTGGGAAAG GGATTATTGTCTGAGGAAATTGAGTTAGATCCTTTCAGCAATGTCCTCCCTGATTCTGGCACTGGGAATG CTCATAAGTTTAAACCCAAGATTAAGCCACGACCCAGAGTAGGCAAAACATCAGCTAATACGTCTGCATCATCTAGCGTTATGATGGAAAAATCGG GTATTACATTATCTGAAGACAGTAGAAGCTTGGAAGAAGTTATTCCTTCACAACCAGATTCCCTTAATGTTATGCCTTCAGAGGCTTTAGTTGATAATGGAACTAGAGATTGGCCTTCTAACTTTGGTAAATCAACTGCAGag ACTGCAGAAATTTTTTCTGAACTGGAAGTACTTGATGACTTTCTCAACGAAGCTGCAACTGGTACAG ATCTTAATTCATTCAACATGAAGGGTGCAGAGGAAAATTTTGTCCTTCCAGaatatgataacaaaagtagATCGGAAACACAG GCAGGAGCAGACTTGAATCCTGACTGTCCAATTGACAATGTCTATGATTATCAGACCATGAAATCTGGCACTGATCCAACATTTGAAATACCAATGCATGACGGGTTGGCAAATTCTACAGATAGTCCCACATTGGCAGATAGTTTGCAGCAAGATGGTATTGGAGAGAAAGAA GATActagtgagagaaaaaaatctCCAAAGAAGCATAAAAGATCTTCAGTTGCTGCTGGTATGGAGGATAAAAGTGGAAAAACCTCAAGACAGCCAAGAAAACAATCAGCTCGTAAGCCTGCCAAAAACTCACCATTGAATGAGGCTATTGTGGATGATGATGACCCCGATCCTTCTTATGATGCTAATAGAGATGAACttgaagaaaatgatgaagaagatggagTGGATTATTTATCCAAGAAGAAAAAAGCATCAACAAGGCCTAGAAAGAAATCTGTGGCTAAAAATGGAAAAACATCTGAAAAACGCAAGAAAACTAATGATGATTTAGAAAACATTACTAAGGAACCTCCCAAAAAGTTCTCGCATTCATCTCGGCGGAAAAAAAGATGTG tGGACAAGGCTCTGCTGGATGATGAAGAACTTGATCATCGAACAATACCTATTAGGGATGTTATTTTACTTGCAGATTATAGGGAACGATTGGCG AAAAAGGAGGCAATAACTTCTAAAACATCATCCACCAATGAAAG CATGAGGGGTTTTCTTAATGAGGATGATGCTAATAATGAAGACGAGAATTTTGGTTCAGATGATGGTAGCAGAGACCTAGATGATGATCAAGCTAATGAAAAGATTACATCAACTAACCCTTTAATCAATTACCAGTCTTTCATGGACAAGGCACCTAGGGGAAAATGGTCAAAACAAGATACTGAAGTGTTTTATGAG gCTGTTAGGCAGTTTGGCACAGATTTTTCTATGATACAACAGCTTTTCCATGATAAAACACGGCATCAAATTAAGTTGAAGTACAAGAAGGAAGAGCGGCAACATCCTTTACAGTTATATGATGCTCTTAATAATCGTGCAACAG atctttctttttttcaaaaggtGATCGAGAAACAGAAACAAACTTCTAACAAGGCAGAACAAGATGTTAGAGATGCCTCAGATTTCATGCCGGAGGACGAGGTTGAGGACCCGCCACCTGGAACCAAA GAAGAGGTCACAACAACTGAGCAGGACCTCATCGATGTTAAGGATCAGGATGGTTCTACGGCATTTCAAAATCCAGAGCAATCTGACGATAGTGATGATGATGATCTAGAAAAATGGTCTCATTATCAAAGTGCTGTTTAA
- the LOC101488997 gene encoding uncharacterized protein isoform X1, with protein MDLFDDLLSETSSARVRPGARFAPKAKSKHQPQKNVSASQDVNNVNVASSSPTHNNDNELNNVEVIHNSLQDTLNAGFKNDSGDSNTAALSESNIHSNFDSGEVGKGLLSEEIELDPFSNVLPDSGTGNAHKFKPKIKPRPRVGKTSANTSASSSVMMEKSGITLSEDSRSLEEVIPSQPDSLNVMPSEALVDNGTRDWPSNFGKSTAETAEIFSELEVLDDFLNEAATGTGKTDLNSFNMKGAEENFVLPEYDNKSRSETQAGADLNPDCPIDNVYDYQTMKSGTDPTFEIPMHDGLANSTDSPTLADSLQQDGIGEKEDTSERKKSPKKHKRSSVAAGMEDKSGKTSRQPRKQSARKPAKNSPLNEAIVDDDDPDPSYDANRDELEENDEEDGVDYLSKKKKASTRPRKKSVAKNGKTSEKRKKTNDDLENITKEPPKKFSHSSRRKKRCVDKALLDDEELDHRTIPIRDVILLADYRERLAKKEAITSKTSSTNESMRGFLNEDDANNEDENFGSDDGSRDLDDDQANEKITSTNPLINYQSFMDKAPRGKWSKQDTEVFYEAVRQFGTDFSMIQQLFHDKTRHQIKLKYKKEERQHPLQLYDALNNRATDLSFFQKVIEKQKQTSNKAEQDVRDASDFMPEDEVEDPPPGTKEEVTTTEQDLIDVKDQDGSTAFQNPEQSDDSDDDDLEKWSHYQSAV; from the exons ATGGATCTTTTCGACGATCTTCTATCTGAAACTTCTTCTGCACGTG TTCGTCCCGGTGCCAGGTTCGCGCCTAAGGCTAAATCGAAACATCAACCTCAAAAGAATGTATCTGCATCACAAGATGTGAACAATGTGAATGTTGCATCATCATCACCCACTCACAATAACG ATAATGAATTGAATAATGTGGAAGTTATTCATAATTCACTCCAAGATACCCTAAATGCGGGCTTCAAGAATGATTCAGGCGATAGTAACACTGCAGCATTATCCGAGAGCAACATTCATTCAAATTTTGATTCTGGAGAAGTGGGAAAG GGATTATTGTCTGAGGAAATTGAGTTAGATCCTTTCAGCAATGTCCTCCCTGATTCTGGCACTGGGAATG CTCATAAGTTTAAACCCAAGATTAAGCCACGACCCAGAGTAGGCAAAACATCAGCTAATACGTCTGCATCATCTAGCGTTATGATGGAAAAATCGG GTATTACATTATCTGAAGACAGTAGAAGCTTGGAAGAAGTTATTCCTTCACAACCAGATTCCCTTAATGTTATGCCTTCAGAGGCTTTAGTTGATAATGGAACTAGAGATTGGCCTTCTAACTTTGGTAAATCAACTGCAGag ACTGCAGAAATTTTTTCTGAACTGGAAGTACTTGATGACTTTCTCAACGAAGCTGCAACTGGTACAG GAAAAACAGATCTTAATTCATTCAACATGAAGGGTGCAGAGGAAAATTTTGTCCTTCCAGaatatgataacaaaagtagATCGGAAACACAG GCAGGAGCAGACTTGAATCCTGACTGTCCAATTGACAATGTCTATGATTATCAGACCATGAAATCTGGCACTGATCCAACATTTGAAATACCAATGCATGACGGGTTGGCAAATTCTACAGATAGTCCCACATTGGCAGATAGTTTGCAGCAAGATGGTATTGGAGAGAAAGAA GATActagtgagagaaaaaaatctCCAAAGAAGCATAAAAGATCTTCAGTTGCTGCTGGTATGGAGGATAAAAGTGGAAAAACCTCAAGACAGCCAAGAAAACAATCAGCTCGTAAGCCTGCCAAAAACTCACCATTGAATGAGGCTATTGTGGATGATGATGACCCCGATCCTTCTTATGATGCTAATAGAGATGAACttgaagaaaatgatgaagaagatggagTGGATTATTTATCCAAGAAGAAAAAAGCATCAACAAGGCCTAGAAAGAAATCTGTGGCTAAAAATGGAAAAACATCTGAAAAACGCAAGAAAACTAATGATGATTTAGAAAACATTACTAAGGAACCTCCCAAAAAGTTCTCGCATTCATCTCGGCGGAAAAAAAGATGTG tGGACAAGGCTCTGCTGGATGATGAAGAACTTGATCATCGAACAATACCTATTAGGGATGTTATTTTACTTGCAGATTATAGGGAACGATTGGCG AAAAAGGAGGCAATAACTTCTAAAACATCATCCACCAATGAAAG CATGAGGGGTTTTCTTAATGAGGATGATGCTAATAATGAAGACGAGAATTTTGGTTCAGATGATGGTAGCAGAGACCTAGATGATGATCAAGCTAATGAAAAGATTACATCAACTAACCCTTTAATCAATTACCAGTCTTTCATGGACAAGGCACCTAGGGGAAAATGGTCAAAACAAGATACTGAAGTGTTTTATGAG gCTGTTAGGCAGTTTGGCACAGATTTTTCTATGATACAACAGCTTTTCCATGATAAAACACGGCATCAAATTAAGTTGAAGTACAAGAAGGAAGAGCGGCAACATCCTTTACAGTTATATGATGCTCTTAATAATCGTGCAACAG atctttctttttttcaaaaggtGATCGAGAAACAGAAACAAACTTCTAACAAGGCAGAACAAGATGTTAGAGATGCCTCAGATTTCATGCCGGAGGACGAGGTTGAGGACCCGCCACCTGGAACCAAA GAAGAGGTCACAACAACTGAGCAGGACCTCATCGATGTTAAGGATCAGGATGGTTCTACGGCATTTCAAAATCCAGAGCAATCTGACGATAGTGATGATGATGATCTAGAAAAATGGTCTCATTATCAAAGTGCTGTTTAA
- the LOC101489323 gene encoding ribulose-phosphate 3-epimerase, cytoplasmic isoform-like isoform X1 has protein sequence MGVTSKIAPSMLSSDFANLASEAHRMLNYGADWLHMDIMEDGLLTFLIMLPLQDGHFVGNLTIGAPVIESLRKHTKAYLDCHLMVTNPLDYVEPFGKAGASGFTFHIETSKDNWKELIENIKSHGMRPGVAIKPGTSVEEVYPLVEAETPVEMVLVMTVEPGFGGQKFMPETVYDTLLIFWLISPSFSNQVRILRKKYPALDIEVDGGLGPSTIDMAALAGANCIVAGSSVFGAPEPAQVISLLRNSVEKAQLTY, from the exons ATGGGAGTGACATCCAAAATCGCTCCTTCGATGCTTTCATCGGATTTCGCCAATTTGGCTTCCGAAGCTCATCGTATGCTCAACTATGGCGCTGATTGGCTTCACATGGACATCATG GAAGATGGGTTACTGACGTTTCTCATTATGCTTCCTTTGCAGGATGG GCACTTTGTCGGTAATTTAACTATCGGCGCTCCAGTCATTGAAAGTTTGAGAAAGCACACAAA GGCGTATTTGGACTGTCATCTGATGGTTACAAATCCTCTTGATTATGTTGAACCTTTCGGAAAAGCTGGTGCTTCTGGTTTTACATTTCATATAGAGACATCAAAAG ACAACTGGAAAGAACTTATTGAAAACATTAAGTCACACGGCATGAGGCCTGGCGTAGCGATAAAACCTGGGACATCTGTAGAAGAGGTTTATCCGCTG GTTGAAGCTGAAACTCCTGTGGAAATGGTTCTTGTGATGACTGTAGAACCTGGATTCGGAGGACAAAAGTTTATGCCAGAGACGGTGTATGATACTTTACTTATATTTTGGTTAATTTCCCCCTCTTTTTCAAACCAGGTACGGATACTGAGGAAGAAGTATCCAGCACTTGACATAGAG GTTGATGGTGGTTTAGGGCCTTCAACCATAGACATGGCTGCATTAGCGGGAGCAAATTGCATTGTTGCCGGAAGTTCAGTATTTGGAGCCCCTGAGCCAGCTCAAGTAATATCCTTACTGAGAAATTCTGTTGAGAAAGCCCAGTTAACATATTAA
- the LOC101489323 gene encoding ribulose-phosphate 3-epimerase, cytoplasmic isoform-like isoform X2 codes for MGVTSKIAPSMLSSDFANLASEAHRMLNYGADWLHMDIMDGHFVGNLTIGAPVIESLRKHTKAYLDCHLMVTNPLDYVEPFGKAGASGFTFHIETSKDNWKELIENIKSHGMRPGVAIKPGTSVEEVYPLVEAETPVEMVLVMTVEPGFGGQKFMPETVYDTLLIFWLISPSFSNQVRILRKKYPALDIEVDGGLGPSTIDMAALAGANCIVAGSSVFGAPEPAQVISLLRNSVEKAQLTY; via the exons ATGGGAGTGACATCCAAAATCGCTCCTTCGATGCTTTCATCGGATTTCGCCAATTTGGCTTCCGAAGCTCATCGTATGCTCAACTATGGCGCTGATTGGCTTCACATGGACATCATG GATGG GCACTTTGTCGGTAATTTAACTATCGGCGCTCCAGTCATTGAAAGTTTGAGAAAGCACACAAA GGCGTATTTGGACTGTCATCTGATGGTTACAAATCCTCTTGATTATGTTGAACCTTTCGGAAAAGCTGGTGCTTCTGGTTTTACATTTCATATAGAGACATCAAAAG ACAACTGGAAAGAACTTATTGAAAACATTAAGTCACACGGCATGAGGCCTGGCGTAGCGATAAAACCTGGGACATCTGTAGAAGAGGTTTATCCGCTG GTTGAAGCTGAAACTCCTGTGGAAATGGTTCTTGTGATGACTGTAGAACCTGGATTCGGAGGACAAAAGTTTATGCCAGAGACGGTGTATGATACTTTACTTATATTTTGGTTAATTTCCCCCTCTTTTTCAAACCAGGTACGGATACTGAGGAAGAAGTATCCAGCACTTGACATAGAG GTTGATGGTGGTTTAGGGCCTTCAACCATAGACATGGCTGCATTAGCGGGAGCAAATTGCATTGTTGCCGGAAGTTCAGTATTTGGAGCCCCTGAGCCAGCTCAAGTAATATCCTTACTGAGAAATTCTGTTGAGAAAGCCCAGTTAACATATTAA